A genomic segment from Muntiacus reevesi chromosome 15, mMunRee1.1, whole genome shotgun sequence encodes:
- the LOC136146974 gene encoding uncharacterized protein, whose product MTRKKGAEPSWVSAEPSAAPVAERGKGLCGGGLQIASLWPLKLYSRASEACALRNFKTLACTGRWGGAGSAGGAGKWAPSPVPQRPLSSVKSKFVEISCWPMIKDLSKLSFLYCYTDEVSDYHEDGLKVTQHWRSVIALSVGLRYGKILLSFTTQFLCQEFQDFLQICKVHHGNTGLDEAQAGSKIAGRNINNLRYADDTTLMAECEELKSLLMKVKEESENVGLKLNIQKS is encoded by the exons ATGACAAGGAAGAAGGGGGCGGAACCGTCGTGGGTCTCGGCGGAACCAAGTGCGGCACCAGTTGCGGAGAGGGGGAAAGGCCTCTGCGGGGGTGGCCTCCAGATAGCCAGCCTCTGGCCTCTCAAACTTTACTCACGCGCGTCCGAGGCCTGCGCTCTCCGCAACTTCAAAACCCTCGCTTGTACTG GCCGATGGGGCGGGGCGGGAAGCGCTGGTGGTGCCGGCAAATGGGCGCCCTCTCCCGTCCCTCAGAGACCACTCAGTTCAGTCAAGTCT AAATTTGTTGAAATCTCTTGCTGGCCAATGATCAAGGATCTTTCCAAGCTGAGTTTTCTTTACTGTTATACAGATGAAGTATCT GATTATCATGAAGATGGCTTGAAGGTTACACAGCACTGGAGGAGTGTGATAGCCCTTTCAGTTG GATTGAGATATGGAAAGATCCTTCTGTCCTTTACCACACAGTTCCTTTGTCAGGAATTCCAGGATTTCCTCCAAATTTGCAA agtacatcatggaaatactgggctggatgaagcacaagctggaagcaagattgctgggagaaatatcaataacctcagatatgcagatgacaccactcttatggcagaatgtgaagaactaaagagcctcttgatgaaagtgaaagaggagagtgaaaacgttggcttaaagctcaacattcagaaaagttaa